The DNA window GAAACACCCGGTCCCATCCCGAACCCGGAAGTTAAGCACTGCTGCGGCAATGGTACTGCGTCTCAAGGCGTGGGAGAGTAGCTCACCGCCAAACCTAGTAAAATCCAAAAACTCTCAATTCGATGAAATATCCAGACCAAGCACAACAAGCTCGGTCAACTGTCGCGGGATGGAGCAGCCCGGTAGCTCGTCAGGCTCATAACCTGAAGGTCGTAGGTTCAAATCCTACTCCCGCAACCAATATTGCAAAACTATGCGCAGACTATGGTGTTCCAAGCCGATCTCGGCTTAATGGATGTATGCCATTTCCTAGTCACGTCTTCGAACATACACCGGCCTTGCGCGGTAAAATAACTCCGCCAGATCAATCTGAAATGCGGTTTGGATTAGACCGCTTTCACGAGCTTGATTTGCAAGCCATCGAAGAGGGGTGGCCACCGGGTTGGCGCATGGATCACCGAGAACGGGAACAGAACCGTCAAACCGTTCTGTCCGAACGCCTTAATCGAGACCTTTGGGTGTTCGCGTACGGTTCCTTGATCTGGGATCCTGCCGTTCATTTGACTGAGTATCGTTACGGGTCACTCAAGGGGTGGCATCGAAGCTTTTGCATGCGTCTTGATGGGGGCAGAGGGACCCATGAACGCCCGGGGTTAATGGCTGCTTTGGACGCTGGGGGTCACTGCGATGGAGTGGTCTTTCGCATCCCTGCAGATCTTGTCGATCAGGAAACCCAATTCATGTGGCGGCGCGAGATGTTTTCGGGATCGTACGTTCCTTCGTTCTTGGAAATAGAGACTCCTCAGGGTCCAGTTGAGGCTTTGACGTTTCTGATGGATAGGACGAATTCACGTTATATGCCTAATGTTCCACTGGACACCGCCGCAGGTATGATCGCGTTGGCTGAAGGGAGTTTGGGGCCGAACTTCGCTTATCTTGATTCCCTGGTTCGTCACTTGGATGACCTGGGCCTGGAAGATGAAGGCATGCGGATTTTGCATAATCAGGCTGGGCTGATACGTGCGTCAGCTCAAAATTCCCGATCGCTGAAAGAAACGCCAGATACAGGGCCTTAATCGCCCGGTTCAAATCAGACATCGCATGCAGATTGCATAGCTCTTTTTTGATCGGGTTCGGAATGAGGCGAATGATGTATAGTTTTGGAAACCCGGACGGAACAAAGGTCAATCAATGCATGTCGTGGCAGATACAACGACTCTTGTCGAAGATGGAACGCTAAGCCCTGATCAGGCTCGTGTGATTGAAGAGCGCTCGCGAGAGGTCATGATCCGCTTGGCGGTAAACGCGATCTTGTGTTTTGGGATCATTGCGGCGACGGCAGGTTTTATCTTTTGGCTCGCAAACGCTGTGGCAGTGGCTGTAACCGGTACATTGATGCTGGTGGCAGGTCTGCTGGTCCTCGCCAAAGGGACGGACACTTACCGTATGTTTGGCAACTCTGCGACATTGATCGGCGCCGGAATGTTAATGGGTGGGGCCGGCATTGAACTGGTCGAAAAGCATGAGGACATTGCAGGGTGGATCATGACACCGGCTGGTGCGCTTGTGACCGGCCTTGGGGTTTGGCGATGGCGCAACGGGGCATTGTCTGCTGGTTTTGTGCTGGGGGCGGTCATATTGATGGGGCTTTCCATGCATTTGGTCGGCATTGAGTTGTTGGTCATGCAGAACCAGGTCGGTTCCCCACTGAGAAACCTGATCCTGCTCTACTATGCAGTGACAATCGGTTTGGTCGGCTGGATGATTGATGTTCGGGTTGTGACAGCTCTGGCTATTGTTCCATTTGCCCAAGTTCTTGAGACTGGCACAGCCTATTTTCACGCAGCCTATGTGTTCTATTCACCCGAACCTACACTGACCATCGTGCAGATGGCTTTTCTCATCACAGCTTGCATCTGGGGCGCCCGGCACCTGCACGAGCGGGATTGTCGCCACCTGCGGATATTGGCTGTACTTGGCTTTGTGGTGGCTAATCTATGTGCTTTGGTTGCGTCCCTTTGGGGCGATGTTGTTGGAGAGACTATTTGGGGGCCAGGCCGATACAGCGATTACCCCGATTGGGACAGTTACCATGCAGCGCGGGGTGCTTTTCGTGAAAATGCTCTGGTAATTCCGGATGGCGCCTATGCAATCTTATGGGCCGTGGCATTGGTTGCCATTATTGTTTGGGCTTCGCGACACAACCAGCGTGCGCTGTTCAATGCGGGGCTGACCTTTGCCGCGATCCACGGGTATACGCAAATGTTCGAAAGCTTTGTGGACGAACCGCTTGCCTATCTTATTGGTGGTTTAGCAGCAATTCCGCTGTCTTGGGGGGTGTGGCGCCTGAATCAGCGGATGGAAGCCCGTTCAGATTAACTGCGCAAAGCGCGGGGCGACTTGCCAAACTCTTTTCGGAATGCGCGTGTCATTGCGCTAGGGTCGTCATACCCTGACCGCAATGCGATTTCAGCTATTGGCAAATCCGATTCCATGACCAGCTTTCGCGCTAGGTTAAGGCGAAGGCGTCGGTAGACCTGAGCCGGGGACGCCCCAAGATCTTCTTTCATTCTTGTTTCTAGTACCTTTTGCGTTCGACCAACGCGCCGGGCCACTTCGGGGATTGGAATGGGGTGTTCCAGGTTCTCTTGCATGATTGCCAAGGCTCTGTTCACAAACATGCTTGCCGGTCCTGCGCCCCCTGAATGCGACCGTGCGGAATCCCGGGTCATGAACAATTGTGCCACTTCCAACGCCAAGGCTTGCCCCTGATCGCGCCCGATCAGGTGCATCACCAAATCGAAAGCAGCCATAGCCCCCGAACAGGTGATGCGATCCCGGTCAATGACAAAGCGCTCGCGGACGGCCTCGACCTCGGGGAATCGTTCTGCGAAACCGATCAATTCTTCCCAGTGGATGGTGGCGCGATGACGATCTAGCAGGCCGGCTTCGGCCAACAACCAACTGCCTGTGTCCATTCCAACCAGCGTGTCAAACCGCCCAATAGCCGAGCGTAGGGCCGCTTGGGTTCTCCAGCCGCTGTGCGATAGAAAGCCGTACGACGGCATAACCACCAACAGATCGCCTGTTGCTTGGCTCAACGATTGGTGCGGGGCCACCTGCAGGCCAGATGAAGATGTGACGGCACCGGTGTCCAAAGACAGAAACTGCCAATCATAAAGAGCCCGGCCTGACAGCATATTCGCGGCGCGCAAGGGTTCGACAGTGTTGGCAAGGCAATGGTTGGAAAAACCATCAAACAATAGAACACCGATGTGCTGCGTCGCGGCGGAAGTTTTTGACCAATCCTGCATGATCAAACTCTATTTTCGCATAGTGTTGACTTCAAGCTCAATCAGGATACGCGGCAAATCCCATGCCCGGAGCGTATAAGATGCAGTTTGGCCTGACCGAAGAACAGTCGATGATCATCGACACCACCCGCGCCTTTGTTGAAAATGAGCTTTACCCGCACGAGGCCGAAGTCGAACGCACCGGCCACCTGCCGATGGAGATCATCAAGGATGTGCAGGTCAAAGCGATAGAGGCAGGCCTGTATGCTGCCAACATGCCTGAAGAGGTGGGCGGCGCGGGCCTCGATACACTGACCTGGCTGATGTATGAAAAAGAGCTGGGGCGCGCTAACTATGCGCTGCACTGGACTTGTGTTGCGCGTCCGTCAAACATTCTGATGGCGGGCACTGATGAGCAAAAGGAAAAGTACCTCTACCCTTGCATGAAAGGGGAGAAGTGGGACTGTTTGGCCATGACCGAGCCGGGCGCGGGTTCCGATCTGCGCGGCATGACAGCGACCGCGCGCGCGGATGGCGATGATTTCATCCTGAACGGCACCAAGCATTTCATCAGTCATGCGGACATCGCCGATTTTTCGATCGTGTTCATGGCGACCGGTGAAGAGGACACGCCGCGCGGACCGAAGAAGCTGATCACGGCCTTTTTCGTGGACAAGGACACCCCCGGTTTCACCGTCCGTGACGGGTACCGAAACGTCAGCCATCGGGGCTATACCAACGCGGTGCTGGAATTCGACGATTGCCGTATCCCGAAATCGGCCATGCTGGGCGAGTTGCACAAAGGGTTCGACTTGGCCAACACCTGGCTGGGGGCCACCCGTTTGCAGGTTGCGGCCACCTGTCTGGGTCGCGCCGAACGGGCTATGCAGCACGCAGTTGAATATTCAGCCGAGCGCAAGCAGTTCGGCCAGCAGATCGGCAAATTCCAGGGCATTTCTTTCAAGCTGGCCGATATGGCGACCGAACTGAAAGCCGCAGACCTGCTGACCTGGGAAGCAGGGTGGAAATTCGACCAAGGCACCGTCACCGAGTCCGATATGTCGATGGCCAAGCTGAAAGCGACCGAGATGCTGGCCATGGTCGCGGACGAAGCGATCCAAATTCACGGCGGCATGGGCCTGATGGACGAGCTGCCACTGGAACGCATCTGGCGTGACGCACGGGTTGAGCGCATCTGGGAGGGGACAAGCGAAATCCAGCGGCATATCATCAGCCGAGAACTGCTGAGACCGCTAGGAGGCTGACCCCATGACAAAACCCGCCATCTCGATCACATACTGTATTGGCTGCAACTGGATGCTCCGCGCTGCCTGGATGGCGCAAGAGCTGCTCTCGACCTTTCAAGAGGATTTGGGGTCGGTGACGCTGGTGCCGGGTGAGACGGGTGGCGTGTTTGAGATCACTTTGAACAAAGAGGTGATCTGGGAACGCAAGCGGGATGGCGGCTTTCCGGATGTGAAAGAGCTGAAATCGCGCGTGCGGGACCGGATCGACCCGGAACGCGACCTGGGCCATCTGGACAGGGCGGCAGACATTTCACAGGACTAGATGAATACAGATCAGATCAATGCGACGGCAGAGTGCTGCGCAGGCGCTGATGCATGGATTTTCATGCCTCCGGCGGGGATATTTGGAGCAAGAGGAAAAGGGGGACTCAGGCCAGAGCCCCCCAAGGAAAAGGTGAATCCTCTTCCCCTTGCACGGTCATCGGCATCCCTGCCTGTACCGTGCAATCAGGATGAAACATCAAGGTTAAGAAATCCTTGCTTCCTCTTGCTCCAAATATCCCCGCCCGAGGCTCCCGCGCTTTCGACGAGCGCAGAGGTGTGGACATGACGCGTGACCTAGCCCGAGTGTTGAACCCAACCTCTATCGCCGTGATTGGTGGTGGGGCATGGTGTGCCTCGATCATCGAGGCCGCACAGCGCATCGGTTATCAGGGGCGGATCTTTCCGGTGCACCCTTCAGGTAAAGAGATCGCCGGTATCAAGGCGATTGAGAAGCTCGAGGATTGGGACGGCCCAATCGACGCCGCCTTCATCGGGGTGAACCGTTTTGCCACGCTCGAGGTCGTATCGTCATTGCGAGAATTGGGCGCGGGCGGTGCGGTGTGCTTTGCTTCCGGCTTTACCGAGGCCTTGGCCGAGGACGCCAGCGGCGCTGATTTGCAAGCACAGCTGGTGGCTGCTGCGGGTGGGATGCCCATCCTTGGTCCGAACTGCTATGGGTTCGTCAATGCCTTGGATCGGGCCGCGATCTGGCCGGATCAGCATGGGATGCAGCCGGTCGAGCGGGGCGTTGCGATCCTGACCCAAAGCTCGAACATCGCCATCAACCTGACCATGCAACGCCGGGGCTTGCCGATTGCCTATATGGTGACCTGCGGGAACATGGCGCAGACATCGCAGGCGGCGATTGCCAGGCAGTTGCTCGACGATGACCGGGTTACCGCCATCGGCCTGCACATCGAAGGCTTTGGGAACCTGCGCGAATGGGAAGCTCTGGCCGCCAAAGCCCATGACCGGGGCGTGCCGCTGGTGGCGCTCAAGGTCGGTGCGTCCGAGCAAGCACAGGCGGCAGCGGTGTCACACACCGCCTCGCTTGCTGGCAGCGACGCGGGTGCGCAAGCCTTGTTGGATCGTTTGGGCATCGCCCGTTTGCACGGGCTCCCCGCGTTCCTTGAAACGTTGAAGCTGCTCCATGCCAATGGCCTGCTGACCTCGAACAAGATCGCGTCGATCAGCTGCTCGGGTGGCGAGGCGAGCTTGATTGCGGACTTGTCCACCGCCCGCGATCTGGTGTTTCCCCCTTTGTCAGAGTCGCAAAAACAGGAATTGAAAGCCGCGCTTGGCCCGATGGTCGCCTTGGCAAACCCGCTAGACTACCACACTTACATTTGGCGCGACACGCAGGCGATGACCCGCGCGTGGAAAGGGATGACGGGCGAGGGGATTGGTATGACCTTTTCCATCGTCGACTACCCGCATACCGATTACACAGACTGGACCTGTGCCACGCAAGCGGCCTTGGCTGTCCGAGCAGAAACAGGCGCGCCTTTTGCTGTTGTCGCAACACTGCCCGAGTTGATGCCTGAACACGTGGCTGACGAATTGATGGCCGGTGGCGTTGTTCCGATCATGGGGCTGGAAGAGGCGCTTGCGGCAGCTGAGGCCGCAAGCCATACAAAAGCCCCTGTATTAGAGCCTGTTTGCCTGCCAGGTACAGCCGAGCCAGATCAAGTTTTAACAGAGGCTGAAGCCAAAGAGGCCTTGGCTTCACACGGCCTGCCAATCCCGCGAAACATGGTGGTGTCTGCACTGGATGCGGCTCAGGCGTGTTCCGAGTTGACACCTCCCTTTGCGGTCAAGGGCATTGGCCTTGCGCATAAGTCCGAACATGGCGCCGTTCGCTTGGGTGTGCAGGCGTCCAACCTAGATGAAGCCTCCCGCGCTGTAGGCACGGACACTGTCCTCGTCGAGGAAATGGCTGATGGTGCCGTGGTCGAATTGCTGATTGGCGTGACGCGCGACCCGGCGCATGGTTTCGTCATGACCGTAGGGGCAGGTGGCGTGTTGACCGAGGTGCTGAGGGACACGGTATCCTTGCTGGTTCCATCCACCCAAAATCAGGTAAAACAGGCTCTAAATAGGCTCAAATGCGCCCCATTGCTGCACGGCTATCGTGGCAAACCGGCGGCTGATCTTGACGCCATCGTCGCGGCCGTGAACGCGGTGCAGGCCTATGTGCTTGCCAATGCCGATACCCTGGCCGAAGTTGAAATCAATCCCTTGATCTGCACCGCCGAGGGCGCGGTTGCGGTCGACGCTCTGATCCGAAAGGCAAGCTCATGAACCCGGTAAAGACAAAACGCGACGGTGCAATCCTTGAGGTGACGCTGGACCGACCCAAGGCCAATGCCATCGATCTGGCAACCAGCCGTGTGATGGGCGAGGTTTTTCGCGACTTTCGCGATGATCCCGAACTGCGCGTCGCGATCCTGACCGGCGGTGGCGAAAAGTTCTTTTGTCCCGGCTGGGATCTGAAGGCCGCCGCCGATGGCGACGCTGTGGATGGCGATTATGGTGTTGGCGGTTTTGGGGGGCTGCAAGAGCTGCGGGACATGAACAAGCCGGTGATTGCCGCTGTGAACGGCATCGCCTGTGGCGGTGGTCTGGAGCTCATGATCTCGGCCGATATCATCATTTCCGCCGACCACGCCAGCTTTGCCCTGCCTGAAATCCGTTCAGGAACAATCGCAGATGCGGCCAGTGTCAAACTGCCCAAGCGCATCCCCTATCACGTGGCGATGGAGTTGCTGCTGACTGGGCGTTGGTTCGATGCCGAAGAGGCCAAGCATTGGGGACTGGTGAACGAGATCGTGCCAGGTGATCAACTGATGGACCGCGCATGGGAAATGGCGCGTCTGCTGGCGAGCGGCCCGCCGCTGGTCTATGCCTCGATCAAAGAGGTTGTGCGCGAGTCTGAAGACGCCAAATTCCGCGATATCATGAACCAGATACAGCGCAGACAGTTGGCCACCATCGACACGCTTTACGGGTCCGAGGATAATCTGGAAGGCGCGCGCGCCTTTGCCGAAAAACGCGACCCGGTGTGGAAGGGTAAGTAAGCCAAAGCAGAAATCGGCAAATCTGAATCACTCAACGCTGCCTGAAATCAGAGATTTCAACGCGTTGGGTGATAGCTCAGGATGTTAGTTGAACCGATTTCGCTCTAGGTCTTTTCGAACAGGGCGACAAAGGCTGTGTCGTCCTTGTTCTCTCCTGCAGCCAAATCACCATAAATACGCACTTGCGGCAGGGACAGGTTGTGGATCTTGTCCCCATCAAGAGCCTTTAGCGCGTCAGAGAAGCCCTGCGTCTCGAAATGCTTGGCGTTGATTGACAACGCAAACTGGGCGCCGTGACGGGCCACGCGCAATAGGGCCGGTATCACTTCGGGGCCGACATGCCCGTGCGTGAACGTGCCCGACGAGACGATGCCGGAATAGCTTTCGCGCGGCACCGGGATGCCGTCGTTCAGATCTGCCTCGATCGCGTCGCGATAGATGTCTTTGCGCATCGCCTGATCCAACATTTCGGCGCTGATGTCAGTGGCATCAATCGGCCCGACGCCCAATCCCGCCAGGACACCACCGCACAGGCCGGTGCCTGCGCCCACGTCCAACACTGGCCCTTGACCGCCCGCGCCCACAAACGCCCGCGCGGTGTGGATATGCAGTTGATAGTCTTCGCGCGCTGCAAAGCTGTCATCATAATCACCCGCCCATTCGGCATAGAGCCGTTTGTGGTCGTCCGGTGTTTCAAGTGCGTATGCACTGTGCAGATCGGGTTCTTTTTTACTCATATCTCAATGAAACGCCGATGTAGGGATTCGAATCAAGTGACACGTCCGGAATGCTTGCATCCCGACCCCGCTCGGACCATCTAGGGGGCATGACTAAGACGCTCTTCTCCTTTGGCCTTGGATACACTGCTCGCGCCTTGGTGCGCAGCCTGGATGACGGTTGGCGCTTTATCGGTACCAGTCGTGGTGAGGACCGCGGCAAGGCCCTGCCCGGGGTCGAGATGCATCAATGGCCCGGCACACGCCCCAGTTTGGACGGCGTGACCCACCTGCTGATCTCGGCAGGTCCCAATGAGGCAGGTGATCCGGTTTTGGCCGAGTTTCGCGACGAGATTGCGGCGCGGGCGGATCAGTTCGATTGGGTCGGGTATCTGTCCACAACGGCGGTTTATGGGGATCGGAACGGTGGATGGGTGGATGAAACCACCGGGATCGCACCTTCGTCCGTGAGGGGGGATTTGCGGGTTGCAGCGGAACGCGATTGGCAGTCCATTCCTGGCCTGCCGCTGCACATCTTTCGACTTGCCGGGATCTATGGCCCAGGACGGGGCCCATTTTCCAAAGTGCGCGCGGGTACGGCGCGGCGCATCGTGAAGCCGGGGCAGGTGTTCTCGCGCATCCATGTCGACGATATTGCGCAAGTGTTGCGTGCCTCGATCGCGCAGCCAAGGCCGGGTGCAATCTACAACTTGTGTGATGATGATCCCGCGCCGCCACAGGACGTGATCGGGTTGGCGGCAGAGCTGCTGGGGTTGCCCCTGCCCGCCGAAGTGCCCTTTGACGAGGCGGGGATGAGTGCCATGGCGCGCAGTTTCTATGGCGAGAATAAGCGGGTGCGCAATGACCTGATCAAGTCGGAACTTGGGGTAGAGTTGCTCTACCGCTCATACCGCGAAGGGTTGCGTGCCTTGCTCAAGGTCGAAACCGAAGCCTTGGAGCGGAAGTCAGACGCCTGGTTCTAAAGCATGTTGCTCAAAAGTGGGAACCGGTTTTGAGCTTCTCGGACGTGCGACTCGCGTGCTAGGCGCGCTTTTCGCCGATTGAGGCAACACCCAACACATCCAGCACCTTGGCCTCGATCTGTTCGGCACTCATGCCGGCAACCTTGTACATCGCTTCAGGGCTGGCCTGGTCAATGAAGGTATCGGGCAGGACCATCGAGCGGAATTTCAGCCCGCCATCAAACACGCCGTCATCGGCCAACAGCTGCGCCACATGGCTGCCAAAGCCACCCACAGCGCCCTCTTCTATGGTGATCAGCGCCTCGTGGTCGGCGGCCAGTTGCAGGATCATGCCGCGGTCGAGCGGCTTGGCAAAGCGGGCGTCGGCGATTGTTGGGGTGATACCCTTGGCCGCCAGAGCTTCGGCTGCTTTTTGTACTTCGGCCAGGCGGGTGCCGAACGACAAGAGTGCCACGCGC is part of the Falsiruegeria litorea R37 genome and encodes:
- a CDS encoding gamma-glutamylcyclotransferase, coding for MRFGLDRFHELDLQAIEEGWPPGWRMDHREREQNRQTVLSERLNRDLWVFAYGSLIWDPAVHLTEYRYGSLKGWHRSFCMRLDGGRGTHERPGLMAALDAGGHCDGVVFRIPADLVDQETQFMWRREMFSGSYVPSFLEIETPQGPVEALTFLMDRTNSRYMPNVPLDTAAGMIALAEGSLGPNFAYLDSLVRHLDDLGLEDEGMRILHNQAGLIRASAQNSRSLKETPDTGP
- a CDS encoding class I SAM-dependent DNA methyltransferase, which produces MSKKEPDLHSAYALETPDDHKRLYAEWAGDYDDSFAAREDYQLHIHTARAFVGAGGQGPVLDVGAGTGLCGGVLAGLGVGPIDATDISAEMLDQAMRKDIYRDAIEADLNDGIPVPRESYSGIVSSGTFTHGHVGPEVIPALLRVARHGAQFALSINAKHFETQGFSDALKALDGDKIHNLSLPQVRIYGDLAAGENKDDTAFVALFEKT
- a CDS encoding GlxA family transcriptional regulator, with product MQDWSKTSAATQHIGVLLFDGFSNHCLANTVEPLRAANMLSGRALYDWQFLSLDTGAVTSSSGLQVAPHQSLSQATGDLLVVMPSYGFLSHSGWRTQAALRSAIGRFDTLVGMDTGSWLLAEAGLLDRHRATIHWEELIGFAERFPEVEAVRERFVIDRDRITCSGAMAAFDLVMHLIGRDQGQALALEVAQLFMTRDSARSHSGGAGPASMFVNRALAIMQENLEHPIPIPEVARRVGRTQKVLETRMKEDLGASPAQVYRRLRLNLARKLVMESDLPIAEIALRSGYDDPSAMTRAFRKEFGKSPRALRS
- a CDS encoding SelT/SelW/SelH family protein, whose protein sequence is MTKPAISITYCIGCNWMLRAAWMAQELLSTFQEDLGSVTLVPGETGGVFEITLNKEVIWERKRDGGFPDVKELKSRVRDRIDPERDLGHLDRAADISQD
- a CDS encoding carnitinyl-CoA dehydratase; translated protein: MNPVKTKRDGAILEVTLDRPKANAIDLATSRVMGEVFRDFRDDPELRVAILTGGGEKFFCPGWDLKAAADGDAVDGDYGVGGFGGLQELRDMNKPVIAAVNGIACGGGLELMISADIIISADHASFALPEIRSGTIADAASVKLPKRIPYHVAMELLLTGRWFDAEEAKHWGLVNEIVPGDQLMDRAWEMARLLASGPPLVYASIKEVVRESEDAKFRDIMNQIQRRQLATIDTLYGSEDNLEGARAFAEKRDPVWKGK
- a CDS encoding SDR family oxidoreductase encodes the protein MTKTLFSFGLGYTARALVRSLDDGWRFIGTSRGEDRGKALPGVEMHQWPGTRPSLDGVTHLLISAGPNEAGDPVLAEFRDEIAARADQFDWVGYLSTTAVYGDRNGGWVDETTGIAPSSVRGDLRVAAERDWQSIPGLPLHIFRLAGIYGPGRGPFSKVRAGTARRIVKPGQVFSRIHVDDIAQVLRASIAQPRPGAIYNLCDDDPAPPQDVIGLAAELLGLPLPAEVPFDEAGMSAMARSFYGENKRVRNDLIKSELGVELLYRSYREGLRALLKVETEALERKSDAWF
- a CDS encoding acetate--CoA ligase family protein, with product MTRDLARVLNPTSIAVIGGGAWCASIIEAAQRIGYQGRIFPVHPSGKEIAGIKAIEKLEDWDGPIDAAFIGVNRFATLEVVSSLRELGAGGAVCFASGFTEALAEDASGADLQAQLVAAAGGMPILGPNCYGFVNALDRAAIWPDQHGMQPVERGVAILTQSSNIAINLTMQRRGLPIAYMVTCGNMAQTSQAAIARQLLDDDRVTAIGLHIEGFGNLREWEALAAKAHDRGVPLVALKVGASEQAQAAAVSHTASLAGSDAGAQALLDRLGIARLHGLPAFLETLKLLHANGLLTSNKIASISCSGGEASLIADLSTARDLVFPPLSESQKQELKAALGPMVALANPLDYHTYIWRDTQAMTRAWKGMTGEGIGMTFSIVDYPHTDYTDWTCATQAALAVRAETGAPFAVVATLPELMPEHVADELMAGGVVPIMGLEEALAAAEAASHTKAPVLEPVCLPGTAEPDQVLTEAEAKEALASHGLPIPRNMVVSALDAAQACSELTPPFAVKGIGLAHKSEHGAVRLGVQASNLDEASRAVGTDTVLVEEMADGAVVELLIGVTRDPAHGFVMTVGAGGVLTEVLRDTVSLLVPSTQNQVKQALNRLKCAPLLHGYRGKPAADLDAIVAAVNAVQAYVLANADTLAEVEINPLICTAEGAVAVDALIRKASS
- a CDS encoding acyl-CoA dehydrogenase family protein, which produces MQFGLTEEQSMIIDTTRAFVENELYPHEAEVERTGHLPMEIIKDVQVKAIEAGLYAANMPEEVGGAGLDTLTWLMYEKELGRANYALHWTCVARPSNILMAGTDEQKEKYLYPCMKGEKWDCLAMTEPGAGSDLRGMTATARADGDDFILNGTKHFISHADIADFSIVFMATGEEDTPRGPKKLITAFFVDKDTPGFTVRDGYRNVSHRGYTNAVLEFDDCRIPKSAMLGELHKGFDLANTWLGATRLQVAATCLGRAERAMQHAVEYSAERKQFGQQIGKFQGISFKLADMATELKAADLLTWEAGWKFDQGTVTESDMSMAKLKATEMLAMVADEAIQIHGGMGLMDELPLERIWRDARVERIWEGTSEIQRHIISRELLRPLGG